In Pyrus communis chromosome 8, drPyrComm1.1, whole genome shotgun sequence, one genomic interval encodes:
- the LOC137742920 gene encoding probable leucine-rich repeat receptor-like protein kinase At1g68400, translating to MPSRRGFNLFLKGLVCIGVFSFSITVSMGGESPEFEALLQFIRAVDPQDILKVGQNAPMRQNPCIHKWKGVTCNSLATSITEIRLENLNLSGILDVGSLCNLPNLRVVSLAKNQIGGTISNSILHCTRLTYLNISSNVLSGRIPKALTKLKYLRGLDISNNHFISTASRSEEGVQPIHTYLKKSRRLQRHGAMKQEKVVNSAAVATESERPSSGSGSDSDTFRPWYKRYECMMPLIVGLGFFLLFMYFAGRKAAKIAEEREILKSLRDSPQNMPPPKVQEGEKPVENRSELVFFVEEHESFKLEDLLEATADLRNQSFCSSLYKVILKNNALYAVKRLKKLQVPFEEFGRTMSQIGIIKHPNILPLVGYNSTNEEKLLIYKFQSNGSLLNLLEGYTEGKRDFPWRLRLSIACGISRGLDFIYQRSDDCIPHGNLKLSNILLDDNDEPLISEYGLSSFFDPKKGCTISSNGYTAPEKMLSEKGDVYSFGVILLELLTGKTVEGTGIDLPKWVTAMVKEEWTGEVFDKEVAKAAKEWAFPLLNIALKCVSASPTNRPTAENVYGKIEEVILDTSNSSDCTTECGGYQDNCCMLHSIIPETWDSPGSNY from the exons ATGCCGAGCAGGAGAGGTTTCAATCTGTTTCTGAAGGGACTGGTATGCATTGGGGTGTTTTCTTTCTCAATCACGGTATCCATGGGAGGTGAGTCACCAGAGTTTGAAGCTTTGCTGCAATTCATTAGAGCTGTTGATCCTCAAGATATACTTAAAGTTGGCCAGAATGCACCTATGCGGCAAAATCCCTGCATACATAAGTGGAAGGGTGTGACATGCAACTCACTCGCTACTTCGATAACAGAAATCaggcttgaaaatttgaatCTTAGTGGCATACTTGATGTAGGTTCACTATGTAATCTCCCGAATCTTCGAGTTGTTAGCCTAGCAAAAAACCAAATTGGGGGAACTATTTCTAACTCAATATTGCACTGCACAAGGCTAACATATTTGAATATAAGCAGCAATGTTCTGAGTGGAAGGATACCCAAGGCTCTGACTAAACTGAAATATCTGAGGGGACTGGACATCTCCAACAATCATTTTATTAGCACTGCCTCACGCTCTGAAGAGGGAGTTCAGCCGATTCATACATACTTGAAGAAATCGAGGAGATTACAGAGACATGGTGCCATGAAGCAGGAAAAGGTAGTAAATTCAGCGGCCGTAGCAACAGAGTCCGAGAGACCAAGCAGTGGGAGTGGCAGTGATTCAGATACCTTTAGACCGTGGTACAAGAGATACGAATGCATGATGCCATTAATTGTGGGGCTTGGCTTCTTTCTCTTGTTCATGTACTTTGCAGGAAGGAAGGCTGCTAAGATAGCTGAAGAGAGGGAGATTCTCAAATCGCTTCGAGACTCGCCTCAGAATATGCCGCCTCCTAAGGTTCAAGAGGGAGAGAAGCCAGTGGAGAACCGATCGGAGCTTGTCTTCTTTGTTGAAGAACATGAAAGTTTTAAATTGGAAGACCTCCTTGAAGCCACAGCTGACTTGAGAAACCAGTCCTTTTGCAGCAGCCTCTACAAGGTAATACTGAAAAACAATGCCCTATATGCAGTCAAAAGATTGAAGAAATTGCAAGTACCCTTTGAGGAGTTTGGCCGAACAATGAGCCAAATAGGGATTATAAAGCATCCCAACATTCTACCACTTGTTGGTTACAATTCCACTAATGAAGAAAAACTTTTGATCTACAAGTTTCAAAGCAATGGAAGTCTGCTAAACCTGCTTGAGG GCTACACAGAAGGTAAGAGGGATTTTCCATGGAGGCTTCGGCTCTCCATAGCATGCGGTATTTCAAGGGGGCTAGACTTCATATATCAGAGGTCAGATGACTGCATCCCTCATGGGAATCTCAAGCTTTCAAATATCCTCTTAGATGACAATGATGAACCACTGATTAGCGAGTACGGGCTTTCAAGTTTCTTCGACCCCAAGAAAGGGTGTACCATTTCCTCCAATGGTTACACAGCCCCAGAGAAAATGTTATCAGAAAAGGGAGATGTTTATAGCTTCGGCGTGATTCTTCTGGAGTTACTAACAGGCAAAACTGTTGAAGGAACTGGGATAGACCTTCCTAAGTGGGTGACTGCCATGGTTAAGGAGGAGTGGACTGGGGAGGTCTTCGACAAGGAGGTTGCTAAAGCTGCAAAAGAATGGGCATTTCCTCTTCTCAACATTGCCCTCAAGTGTGTATCAGCTTCACCTACAAACAGGCCAACTGCGGAAAATGTTTACGGAAAGATTGAAGAGGTTATACTTGACACCTCAAATTCATCGGATTGTACTACTGAGTGTGGTGGCTACCAAGACAACTGCTGTATGCTTCACTCCATCATACCTGAGACCTGGGACAGTCCTGGATCAAATTATTAA